TCGACCTGCTGGCCGAACTGGTCTGCGAGGACGACGAGCACCTGCTCGAACTGATCAACAAGCGCATCCGCTCGCTTCCCGGCGTGCGGAGCACCGAGAGCTTCGTTTATCTGAAGCTCCGGAAACAGACCTACACCTGGGGCACCCGATGAGCGCCGACCCGGCACAGAAGGACCTTTCGAAGACCGCCTACGACCACCTGTGGATGCACTTCACCCGCATGTCGTCGTACGAGAACTCCCCCGTGCCGACGATCGTCAAGGGCAAGGGCACCTACGTCTGGGACGACAAGGGCAAGAAGTACCTGGACGGGCTCGCCGGCCTGTTCGTCGTCCAGGCCGGCCACGGCCGCGAGGAGCTGGCCGAGGCCGCCGCCAAGCAGGCCAAGGAACTGGCCTTCTTCCCGGTATGGAGCTACGCCCACCCGAAGGCCGTGGAGCTCGCCGAGCGCCTGGCCAACTACGCCCCGGGCGACCTCAACAAGGTCTTCTTCTCCACCGGTGGCGGCGAGGCCGTCGAGACCGCCTGGAAGCTGGCCAAGCAGTACTTCAAGCTGACCGGCAAGCCGACCAAGTACAAGGTCATCTCGCGCGCCGTCGCCTACCACGGCACCCCGCAGGGCGCGCTGTCCATCACCGGCCTGCCGGGCCTGAAGGCCCCCTTCGAGCCGCTGGTGCCGGGCACCCACAAGGCCCCCAACACCAACATCTACCGCGCCCCCGCCTTCCTGGAGCGCGACGGTGTGATCGACCCCGAGGCCTACGGCCGCTGGTGCGCCGACGAGATCGAGGTCGCGATCCTCAACGAGGGCGCCGAGACCGTCGCCGCCGTCTTCGTCGAGCCCGTGCAGAACGCCGGCGGCTGCTTCCCGCCGCCGCCCGGGTACTTCGCCCGCCTGCGCGAGATCTGCGACCGCCACGACGTGCTGCTCGTCTCGGACGAGGTCATCTGCGCCTTCGGCCGCCTCGGCACCATGTTCGGCGCCGACAAGTTCGGCTACCAGCCCGACATGATCACCTGCGCCAAGGGCATGACCTCGGGCTACTCCCCGATCGGCGCCACGATCATCTCGGACCGTCTCGCCGAGCCGTTCTACAAGGGTGACAACACCTTCCTGCACGGCTACACCTTCGGCGGCCACCCGGTCTCCTCCGCGGTGGCGCTGGCCAACCTCGACATCTTCGAGCGCGAGGGCCTGAACCAGCACGTCCTGGACAACGAGGCGAACTTCCTCGGCACCCTGGACAAGCTGCGCGACCTCCCGATCGTCGGCGACGTGCGCGGCAACGGGTTCTTCTACGGCATCGAGCTCGTGAAGGACAAGGTCACCAAGGAGTCGTTCAACGACGACGAGGTCGAGCGCGTGCTCTACGGCTTCCTCTCGAAGGCGCTCTACGACAACGGCCTGTACTGCCGCGCCGACGACCGTGGCGACCCGGTCATCCAGCTGGCCCCGCCGCTGATCTCCGACCAGTCGACCTTCGACGAGATCGAGCAGATCCTGCGGGTCAGCCTCACCGACGCGTGGGCCAAGATCTAGTACCTCCTTCCCCACCCTCCGCCGCAGGGCGGCCCGGCACCTCGCCGGGCCGCCCTGCGGCGTTTCCCTGAGGGCGGACACGCCGTGTTCGTCCGTATTTCGACCCGTTCGGATCCGTGTGCCGCAACCTCTTCGTGTCCTTGTCGTTCTAATCTGACGACTGTCATATCGCGATGAATCACGTTCTGGACCGGCGGAGGAGTTTCATGTCAGCGGCCCCGCCTGACAACGACGTGCTGTGGGCCCGAGGGATCGTCAAGTCCCACCACGGCACTCCCGCCCTGCGCGGCGTCTCACTCGGCGTCCAGGTCGGCGAGGTGCTCGCCGTCACCGGCCCGCGGGGATCCGGCAAGAGCACCCTGCTCGGCTGCCTCTCCGCCCTCCTGCCGGTCGACGAGGGGGAGGTCTGGTTCAACAGCTCCCCCGTGCACACCCTCGGCCGCACCGGCCGGGCCCGGCTGCGCCGCGACCGCTTCGGCTTCGTCGGCTCGCAGCCGCACCTGGTACCGGAACTGACGGCCCGGGAGAACGTCGCCCTGCCCCTGTTGCTGGCCGGCGCCGGCAACAAGGCCGCCTACACGGCCGCCGACGAATGGCTGGAGCGGCTCGACATCGCCGACACCCGCCGGCTGCGGCCCGAACGCCTGGTGCAGAGCCAGCGCCAGCGGATCGCGGTGGCCCGCGCCCTCGCCCCGCTGCCGCCGGTCGTCTTCGCCGACGACCCCACCGCGCCGCTGCACCGCGAGGCCGCCGACCAGGTCCTGCGGATACTGTCCAGCGCCGCCCGCTCGCACCGGCTCACCCTCGTCCTGGCCACCCACGACCCCGAACTCGCCCGGTACGCGGACCGCTCCGTCGCCCTGGCCGACGGGCGTCTGACCGCACCGGCCGCGCCCACACCGGCGCCCGGCACCGGGCCCGTCACGGTCGCCGCCGGCACCGGCTCGTCCGCCGTCCCGGCCACACCCCGGTAGCGCTGAAAGAGTCCTCGTGTTCTATCTCCGCCTCGCCCGGGGCTACCGGGCACCGGACCTCGGCCGCTGGCTGCTCACCGCCGTCACCGGCGCCGTGGTCGCGGCCTTCCTGCTGCGCGCCCTCGGCCGGGCCATGAGCGAGCCGCTCGGCAGCGGCGGCGCCGTCACCCGGCTGCTCTGGTGCCTGCCGCCGCTCGCCGCGGTCGCCTGGTTCGCGGCCGTCGCCGCCCGCGCCGTACCCGGCCAGCGCCCCGAACGGATCACCGGCCTGATCGCCGCCGGCGCCGGACCGGCCCGGATCCGCACCCTGATCGCCGGGGAGACCGCCCTGGCCGGCGCCATCGGCA
The sequence above is a segment of the Kitasatospora sp. NBC_00240 genome. Coding sequences within it:
- a CDS encoding aspartate aminotransferase family protein, translated to MSADPAQKDLSKTAYDHLWMHFTRMSSYENSPVPTIVKGKGTYVWDDKGKKYLDGLAGLFVVQAGHGREELAEAAAKQAKELAFFPVWSYAHPKAVELAERLANYAPGDLNKVFFSTGGGEAVETAWKLAKQYFKLTGKPTKYKVISRAVAYHGTPQGALSITGLPGLKAPFEPLVPGTHKAPNTNIYRAPAFLERDGVIDPEAYGRWCADEIEVAILNEGAETVAAVFVEPVQNAGGCFPPPPGYFARLREICDRHDVLLVSDEVICAFGRLGTMFGADKFGYQPDMITCAKGMTSGYSPIGATIISDRLAEPFYKGDNTFLHGYTFGGHPVSSAVALANLDIFEREGLNQHVLDNEANFLGTLDKLRDLPIVGDVRGNGFFYGIELVKDKVTKESFNDDEVERVLYGFLSKALYDNGLYCRADDRGDPVIQLAPPLISDQSTFDEIEQILRVSLTDAWAKI
- a CDS encoding ABC transporter ATP-binding protein, with amino-acid sequence MSAAPPDNDVLWARGIVKSHHGTPALRGVSLGVQVGEVLAVTGPRGSGKSTLLGCLSALLPVDEGEVWFNSSPVHTLGRTGRARLRRDRFGFVGSQPHLVPELTARENVALPLLLAGAGNKAAYTAADEWLERLDIADTRRLRPERLVQSQRQRIAVARALAPLPPVVFADDPTAPLHREAADQVLRILSSAARSHRLTLVLATHDPELARYADRSVALADGRLTAPAAPTPAPGTGPVTVAAGTGSSAVPATPR